CAGGCCGAACGCGGTTGTGACCAGCGTGCCGTTCCACCTGGCGCATTGAAGAAGTGAATAAGGGGGACAGTCACACTTTCCGAAGCAGTGGCCCCGGAAAGTGTGACTGTCCCCCTTATTCCGCCTCTAAAACAGCAGCGCGAACTTCAGCCGCACCTGCCGGTCGACGCTGTTGGCGAACTCGCCAAAGGCGGCGCTTCCGAGATTCTCCTGCACGTCCCGAGGGTTGAAGTGGTTCGTGAGGTTGAAGAACTGGAGGCCGACACGCGCCCGGTGCGCCGCGGTCAGGCGAATCTCCCTCGTCGCCTGCAGGTCGAGCGTGAAGAGATCCGGGAAGCGCCCGCCACGGTTGCGAAAGCCGACCACCTGCTGCCGCTCGTCCAGGGTCGTGAACGGGAAGCCGGTCCGATACTCGACCGTGGGCGCGAGCGTCACGCCGCCGGGGACATGGACAACGCCCCACGCCAGGATCCTGTCGGGCGCATCGAACGGCTGGCGCGAGAACTCGTCGGGGTGGATCACGGCCTCGCGCATGGTGCCGAAGAGCGTGACGAAGTCGTTGAGATTTCCGCGCGCCTTGGACCGCACGTAGGAGACATTGATCTCCCCGTGACTCGCGACGCGCCGGCGGGCGGTGACCTCGAAGTCCCGCGAATACGATCGCCCGTTGCTCGAAAGAGTCAGCGCGCCGTCCAGCGGGTCGACCACCAGCTCGCGCTTGCCGTGCCGCTCCTGATACCGCACCCGCACCATCCAGACGCTTCCCAGCAGCCGGTCCAACTCCAGGTTCCACGTCTCCGTCAGGGGCGTGCGCAGCCCGGCCGCCGCCACGCGGTTCTCGAGTTCGATCACCGTGCTCCCGGACGCCTCGAAACCGGTCAACCGCCGGCGCTGGTGCGACACGAAGTCTCTGGCATTGAGCGGCAGCTTGTCGTAGAACCGCCCGTAGCCTCCCTTGAGAACCGTTCGGTCGCCTTTGGACGGCCGGAGTGAAACCTCCACCTGCGGTGCCACGGTATGGTCGCCGGCGATCCCCTCGTAGGCATATCGGGCGCCGGCATGGACCGTCACCCGCGAAAACGGCATCCACTGATCCTCGACAAACCCCGCCAGCGCCGTGTTGGTCGCGCCCGCTGCCGCCCCGCCGGCAAAGTCGATGCGCTGCACGAGGGAGCCGTCAGCGCGAATGACGAGGACCGGCAGGCTCGCGTCGACGCCGTCGTAGCTGCTGCGCGCCGCGCTTCCGCCGATCTTGAGAAGGTGATCGCCCGCCCGCCCCTTCATCGACGTCGTGAGCGTGAGCGCGCCGTCGTAGCGCCGGCTGTCGCGGTCGAACAGGTTGAAGTAGTTCCGCCGCACCCCCGTGGTCGTCAGCTCCGACGGCGTCGCCGCCTTGGGCCGCACGGCGACATTGAACTGCCTGGCGGAGAACGAGGAGTCCAGCATGGTGCTCGACCCGAGGATGGCCCGCTCGGCGACGGCGGCGTTCCAGCCGCGCTGCGCCAGATCGGGCGTGGCCTCGAATGGATGCAACGTGTCGAGCTGGACGTTGTCGATGTTCTGCGGGAACCAGAGGAACGTGCCGACGAGGCGATGCGACGGCGCGAGCGCGTAGTCCACCTGCGTGAGCGAATCGAAGCTCTCGAACTGCTGCTCGGCACGCTCGAGCCCGAATGCTTCCAGCTCGTTGACCCTGGAGCGGACGAACCGGTAATTGACGCTCTCGGCGAACCAGACGCGCCCGCGCTGGATCGGGCCGGCCACCCGCAGGCGCGGCGTGAACGAGTCGAACCCTTTCATCCCTCCGTCCTTCATGCGGACGCGCGGAAGGAAGTTCTGAAACTGGAAGTCGAACGAGTCCTGGCCCGGCCGGGTCACGACGTTCGTCACGCCGCCGGTCGCGTTGCCAAACTGCGCCGAATGAATGCCCGCCTGCACGTCAATCGCCTGGACGGCCTCGAGCGGCAGCCGGATCGCGTTTTCGCCGGTCACCGGGTCGGTGCCGTTGATCCCGTTGACCAGCCATCCGCTCTGCTCGGCGCGCGCCCCGCTCATGTTCAGGAGGCCGTCGGGCCCGCGGATCGTGCTCGGAAGCAACGGCAGGGCATCCTCGAACCGGTCCGCCGCCAGCGGCACCGCGGAGAGCACGCGCTCTTCGAGGTGCGCCTCGCCCGCCGGTGCCTGAGGGACCGCGGCCGCTTCCGCAACGACCTGGACCGCTTCGGCCAGCGTGGCCAGCACGAGCACGAACTGTCGCTCGCCGGTTTCGCCGGGCCGCAGGAGCGCGGTCTCCCGCTTCTCCTCGAATCCGGGAAGCGCGAGGACGAGCGTGTACGGCCCCGGTCTCAGATCGCCAAACTCGAAGGCCCCTCCCCCATCGGTCACCTGCACCAGCACGTCGCCGGCGGCGCCCGCCGGTGTCATCGTCACGGTGACACCGGGCAGCACGCCGCCAGACTGGTCGCGCACCACGCCAGCGAAGCGGGCCGCGGGCTGCGCGCCCGCGATGTCAACACCGGCCGAGACCCACACGGTCGCGGCCACTATCATGGTCAGAAAACGCATCTCTCTGTTCGACGCACCGACCGCAATCGCCGTTCCAGACAATTTCCGCGATAAAGAACACCGCCGTAACAATCACGTAAGAAGGCGGACCGCTGTGGGACAAATACGGGCAATTGAAAAAAATCACCGGTCTGCGTCCGTCTGCCCGGATGTGGAG
Above is a genomic segment from Acidobacteriota bacterium containing:
- a CDS encoding TonB-dependent receptor is translated as MIVAATVWVSAGVDIAGAQPAARFAGVVRDQSGGVLPGVTVTMTPAGAAGDVLVQVTDGGGAFEFGDLRPGPYTLVLALPGFEEKRETALLRPGETGERQFVLVLATLAEAVQVVAEAAAVPQAPAGEAHLEERVLSAVPLAADRFEDALPLLPSTIRGPDGLLNMSGARAEQSGWLVNGINGTDPVTGENAIRLPLEAVQAIDVQAGIHSAQFGNATGGVTNVVTRPGQDSFDFQFQNFLPRVRMKDGGMKGFDSFTPRLRVAGPIQRGRVWFAESVNYRFVRSRVNELEAFGLERAEQQFESFDSLTQVDYALAPSHRLVGTFLWFPQNIDNVQLDTLHPFEATPDLAQRGWNAAVAERAILGSSTMLDSSFSARQFNVAVRPKAATPSELTTTGVRRNYFNLFDRDSRRYDGALTLTTSMKGRAGDHLLKIGGSAARSSYDGVDASLPVLVIRADGSLVQRIDFAGGAAAGATNTALAGFVEDQWMPFSRVTVHAGARYAYEGIAGDHTVAPQVEVSLRPSKGDRTVLKGGYGRFYDKLPLNARDFVSHQRRRLTGFEASGSTVIELENRVAAAGLRTPLTETWNLELDRLLGSVWMVRVRYQERHGKRELVVDPLDGALTLSSNGRSYSRDFEVTARRRVASHGEINVSYVRSKARGNLNDFVTLFGTMREAVIHPDEFSRQPFDAPDRILAWGVVHVPGGVTLAPTVEYRTGFPFTTLDERQQVVGFRNRGGRFPDLFTLDLQATREIRLTAAHRARVGLQFFNLTNHFNPRDVQENLGSAAFGEFANSVDRQVRLKFALLF